From the Silvanigrella paludirubra genome, one window contains:
- the tig gene encoding trigger factor, whose protein sequence is MTFSSTIEEVNSTRRKFKISVPAASIKIAFSEVASEIQKTAEVRGFRKGKAPQALIRKFYLGDIVKKAADKVINTAYSDASKEVDFQIVSYPHIEPENQFDENKDFEFSATVDINPKIDIKDYSDITVKMNSNLNINPENELEKLLTSYARVLGKTEKDETGRPVVKGDVANVTYKVFQDGIELKEKEAVTQLIELNGSNIPAIEEAIIGLKASDSKTFAVTYPENYQDAELKGKTVEFQLVLNSVETIVPAPLDEEFAKRLGHKTMEEAKNNIIETIKKSNEDARSNAAFAQIVDHVLAKNNFDVAESLIESTIDRAISDANANASKEAQVKSDDESVRAKYRDWANKQVRGILALGHIARQESISVSDDEMLRDIAAYAMANRMDPRELVKRAGTQIYDEFRGQVMIRKVIAKILETAKIEYTEEK, encoded by the coding sequence ATGACATTTTCCTCAACTATTGAAGAAGTTAACAGCACTCGCCGTAAATTTAAAATCTCTGTACCAGCTGCTTCAATCAAAATCGCTTTTTCCGAAGTCGCCTCAGAAATTCAAAAAACTGCAGAAGTAAGAGGTTTTCGTAAAGGAAAAGCACCTCAAGCTCTTATTCGCAAATTTTATTTAGGTGATATCGTTAAAAAAGCTGCCGATAAAGTGATCAATACAGCCTATTCAGATGCTTCTAAAGAAGTTGATTTTCAAATTGTTAGCTATCCACACATTGAACCAGAAAATCAATTTGATGAAAATAAAGATTTTGAATTTTCTGCAACTGTAGATATCAACCCAAAAATTGATATAAAAGATTACTCAGATATTACTGTAAAAATGAATTCTAATTTAAACATTAATCCTGAAAATGAGCTTGAAAAACTATTAACTAGTTATGCTCGTGTTCTTGGAAAAACTGAAAAAGATGAAACAGGAAGACCTGTTGTTAAAGGTGATGTTGCTAATGTAACATACAAAGTATTTCAGGACGGAATTGAATTAAAAGAAAAAGAAGCTGTTACTCAATTAATTGAATTAAATGGCTCTAATATTCCAGCAATTGAAGAAGCTATTATTGGTTTAAAGGCTTCTGACTCTAAAACTTTTGCAGTTACTTACCCTGAAAATTACCAAGACGCTGAATTAAAAGGAAAGACTGTTGAGTTTCAATTGGTATTAAATTCTGTTGAAACTATCGTTCCTGCTCCTTTAGATGAAGAGTTTGCTAAACGCCTTGGCCATAAAACTATGGAAGAAGCAAAAAACAACATTATAGAAACTATCAAAAAATCAAATGAAGATGCGCGTTCCAATGCTGCATTTGCTCAAATCGTGGATCACGTTTTAGCAAAAAATAATTTTGATGTTGCTGAAAGCTTAATTGAAAGCACAATTGATAGAGCTATTTCAGATGCAAATGCGAATGCTTCTAAAGAAGCTCAAGTTAAAAGCGATGATGAATCTGTGCGTGCAAAATATCGTGATTGGGCGAATAAGCAAGTTCGCGGTATTTTAGCACTTGGTCATATTGCTCGCCAAGAAAGCATTTCTGTAAGTGATGACGAAATGCTAAGAGATATAGCTGCTTATGCTATGGCAAACAGAATGGATCCACGTGAACTTGTAAAACGTGCTGGAACTCAAATTTATGATGAATTCCGTGGACAAGTGATGATCCGTAAAGTTATCGCAAAAATTCTTGAAACAGCAAAAATTGAATATACTGAAGAAAAATAA
- a CDS encoding uracil-DNA glycosylase family protein, producing the protein MSDLQKIQNQIKDKLLLGINEGMVRFPILDPAFIQTHSQVEEKESPFLNISKCSACSLSDKRKRVLVESKMNSKPFFVLSDFPDTVDEESNEVFSILSPISSIVLNLMNKLNILNGCHFSFAIKCVPERGLPENAIKACSLQNLSQEIFHVEPKIILCFGYRALHSLVHLDKNLNSSDFLENSEITNMSIRGLSIRVFFLPSIRDLRDFPHWRRDVWNVLQPLALKANL; encoded by the coding sequence GTGAGTGACTTACAAAAAATACAAAATCAAATTAAAGATAAGTTACTTTTAGGCATCAATGAAGGAATGGTTCGTTTTCCAATTTTGGATCCCGCTTTTATTCAGACTCATTCTCAAGTTGAAGAAAAAGAAAGCCCCTTTTTAAATATTTCTAAATGCTCCGCATGTTCTCTTTCTGACAAAAGAAAAAGGGTACTTGTTGAATCAAAAATGAATTCAAAACCTTTTTTTGTTTTATCTGACTTTCCAGATACAGTTGATGAAGAAAGCAATGAGGTTTTTTCAATTCTTTCTCCAATTTCCTCTATTGTATTAAATTTGATGAATAAATTAAATATATTAAATGGTTGTCACTTTTCTTTTGCAATAAAATGTGTTCCTGAGCGAGGATTGCCTGAAAATGCAATTAAAGCATGCAGTCTTCAAAATTTGTCACAAGAAATTTTTCATGTAGAGCCCAAAATTATCCTCTGTTTTGGCTACCGAGCCCTTCATTCTTTAGTCCATTTAGATAAAAATCTGAATAGTTCTGATTTCTTAGAAAATTCAGAAATCACGAATATGTCCATTCGCGGGCTTTCCATAAGAGTCTTTTTTCTACCTAGTATTCGGGATTTACGAGACTTTCCTCATTGGCGACGGGATGTTTGGAATGTTTTGCAGCCTTTGGCATTAAAAGCAAACTTGTAA